The following coding sequences are from one Lolium rigidum isolate FL_2022 chromosome 6, APGP_CSIRO_Lrig_0.1, whole genome shotgun sequence window:
- the LOC124661472 gene encoding bidirectional sugar transporter SWEET4-like, with the protein MTPDTIRTAIGVIGNVTAVVLFLSPVPTFYGIWKNKTVAEYSAVPYLATLLNCMMWLLYGLPAVTPHNMLIITINVIGITIELHYIALFLAYSVGAARRRVLLILVAEVAFVSVVAALVLNLTHTHTHRSMIVGILCVFFEAAMYAAPLSCMKMVIQTKSVEYMPLFLSLASLACGISWTAYALIKFDLYITIPNVLGVIFAVGQVILYAIYYKSTQQILEARKVKTSRVPMTEVVVDRKNGSAMASGAGNDN; encoded by the exons ATGACGCCGGACACCATCCGCACGGCCATCGGGGTGATAG GCAATGTAACTGCCGTGGTGCTCTTTCTTTCCCCAGT GCCGACGTTCTACGGCATCTGGAAGAATAAGACGGTGGCGGAGTACTCGGCCGTGCCATACCTCGCCACGCTTTTGAACTGCATGATGTGGCTGCTCTACGGCCTCCCGGCAGTGACGCCGCACAACATGCTCATCATCACCATCAACGTTATCGGCATAACCATCGAGCTCCACTACATCGCGCTCTTCCTCGCCTACTCTGTTGGTGCCGCTCGACGTCGggtcctcctcatcctcgtcgCGGAGGTCGCCTTTGTCTCCGTCGTCGCCGCGCTAGTCCTCAACCTCACCCACACGCACACCCACAGGTCCATGATCGTCGGCATCCTGTGCGTCTTCTTCGAGGCTGCCATGTACGCCGCGCCGCTCTCCTGCATG AAAATGGTGATCCAGACCAAGAGTGTGGAGTATATGCCCCTGTTTCTCTCCTTGGCCTCGCTCGCATGTGGCATCAGCTGGACTGCCTACGCTCTCATCAAGTTCGACCTCTACATCACC ATTCCCAATGTGTTGGGCGTCATTTTCGCGGTGGGGCAGGTGATCCTGTACGCCATCTATTACAAGTCGACGCAGCAGATCCTCGAGGCCCGCAAGGTTAAGACCAGTCGGGTACCCATGACGGAGGTTGTCGTCGACAGGAAGAACGGCAGCGCCATGGCCTCAGGCGCTGGAAACGACAACTAG